A section of the Rummeliibacillus pycnus genome encodes:
- a CDS encoding NAD(P)H-dependent oxidoreductase, whose protein sequence is MKTLIIYTYPNHNSLNHSFLQKIIKGCNENPIIQEVKVLDLYAENFNPILEFNEQKRRRDMYLDPDLEMYRRQITWADKLIFIYPIWWGRPPAMLLGYIDRLFASNFAYRDKKGLLPDGLLKGKSVVCVSTMKGPTKYPLIWLNNAHKILMKKAVFGFVGIKNVKFFEFGNMESKKGHQTRKLAKVYRYFKTIKD, encoded by the coding sequence ATGAAAACTTTAATTATCTACACTTACCCTAATCACAACAGTTTAAATCATTCATTCTTACAAAAAATCATCAAAGGTTGCAACGAAAATCCGATTATCCAAGAAGTAAAAGTGTTAGATTTATATGCAGAGAATTTTAATCCGATTTTAGAATTTAATGAACAAAAGCGTAGAAGGGATATGTACCTAGATCCTGACTTGGAGATGTATAGGCGGCAAATTACTTGGGCTGACAAGTTGATTTTTATCTATCCTATATGGTGGGGACGGCCCCCTGCTATGCTTTTAGGATATATTGATCGATTATTTGCCTCCAACTTTGCTTACCGAGATAAAAAAGGACTTTTACCTGATGGTCTTTTGAAAGGAAAGTCTGTAGTATGTGTATCAACTATGAAAGGCCCCACAAAATATCCACTTATTTGGTTGAATAATGCCCATAAAATTCTAATGAAAAAAGCTGTCTTTGGTTTTGTAGGAATTAAAAATGTAAAATTTTTTGAATTTGGGAATATGGAAAGTAAAAAAGGACACCAAACACGAAAATTAGCAAAAGTATATCGTTATTTTAAAACTATAAAAGATTAA